The nucleotide window CTGAGGAGGTAGACGACAAGGGCGGCGACGTCCTCGGGTTCGCCGATCTCGGCGAGGGCCGTGGGGACCTTGGCGGACATCCGGGTCCGGGCGACGGGGGCGACGCAGTTGGCGGTCACCCCGTACTTGTGCAGGCCGAGCGCGGCGCTGCGGACCAGGGAGATGATGCCGCCCTTGGCCGCGGAGTAGTTGGCCTGGGAGACGCTGCCCTGGTGGTTACCGCTGGTGAAGCCGATCAGGGTGCCCGAGCGCTGTTGGCGCATGGCGGCGGAGGCGGCGCGGAAGACGGTGAAGGTGCCTTTGAGGTGGGTGGCGAGGACCGGGTCCCACTCCTCCTCGGTCATGTTGAAGAGCATGCGTTCGCGCAGGATGCCGGCGACGCAGACGACGCCGTCGACGCGGCCGTAGGTGTCGAGGGCCGTGGTGACGACGCGGGCGCCGCCGGCCATGGTGGACACGTCGTCCGCGAGGGCGACCGCCCGGCCGCCGGCTGCCTCGATCTCCTCGGCCACGGCGGTGGCCACCTCGCTGGTGGGGGCGGCGCCGTCCACCGCGACGCCGTAGTCGTTGACCACGACCCGGGCGCCCTCGGCGGCGCAGGCCAGCGCCACCGCCCGGCCGATGCCGCGGCCGGCGCCGGTGACGGCGACGACCTTGCCGTCGAGGAACCCCTCGCCCCGGCCGCCTTGGCTCCCGCCGCCGTCGCCCGGGACGCCGTCGCCCGGGACGCCGTCGCCCGTGGTGCCGCCGTGCGGGGCGCTGCCGTGCCCGGTGTCGTTCCGTGGTTCCGCGTCGTCACGCCCGAAGTCGCCCACGCCGGCCCCTTCCACCGTTTCTGACGGGTCGTTAGATTCTAGGAGTACCGATGAGCCGGAGCACAAGTCCCGCGTACGTATCGGACGGAGGGCGCGGTGGCGTTGCCGGAGGAGTTCTGGGAGATCGCGCGGCAGGTCAACAACTGGGGGCGGTGGGGCGCCGAGGACGAGTTGGGGACGCTCAACTTCGTGACCGACGAGGTGGTCCGGGCGGCGGTGGCCACCGTGCGCGGCGGGCGGCGGATCCCGTTGGCGTTGCCGCTGCGCCCGGACGGCGTGCAGACCGGCGCCGTCCCCGGCCGGGTCAACCC belongs to Streptantibioticus cattleyicolor NRRL 8057 = DSM 46488 and includes:
- a CDS encoding SDR family oxidoreductase, which encodes MGRAVALACAAEGARVVVNDYGVAVDGAAPTSEVATAVAEEIEAAGGRAVALADDVSTMAGGARVVTTALDTYGRVDGVVCVAGILRERMLFNMTEEEWDPVLATHLKGTFTVFRAASAAMRQQRSGTLIGFTSGNHQGSVSQANYSAAKGGIISLVRSAALGLHKYGVTANCVAPVARTRMSAKVPTALAEIGEPEDVAALVVYLLSDRARDVTGQVYTVAGPKIAVWAQPRELRAAYAEGPWTPRRIADLLPGTVGTDPMPLLTRPPATRPAPARNGPAPSAPGDASVPDASGVARHS